TCTTATTCTTATCACGTATTTGAATGAGTCTGCTATTAACAGGTGTTTTGAAGTCCTTTTCTAGTTTTATTCATAAGTGGAAAATTTATCAACATTATTACATCAGCTTAACTGGAACAGAAGAACGTACACATGATAAcgcaattaatatttatcaccCTTCTGACTTTGTTCGAAGAATTcttttattgtataaaaaattgtaatttatcaCAACTTAAATTTACCACTATCTATTCAATCAACTCTTTATGTCCTAAAGTTACGGCAGTTAAAATTAGTCAACAAActaaatttatatcattttttcattCATCTTTATCCTATAAATACAATCAATACTTGTTTGAttccatttctttcaatcatTAAATTGAATTGCCCAACTAGAGACTATAGTTTCAGTTAACTCTATCGTTCTCGTATACAACACACGACCCAAATACGGGTGTACAAAAATTagttctctaaaaaaaaaatccaaaccaaACTGATTTCGAACTATTTTAATCTGtttggttttatattttaatagtaaaactgatttaataattaattcaaaaactgcctaattttaaaaaattgattctaaaagtcaaattggttttagaattatttttttcaaataaaaaatatttaaatgaaagtCAATTCGGTTAatcaaactaattttataacaataatttgattaactgaattaattttataaaatagtacattcatttttacttaaattaattaaaaaaacaaatttaatttatgattcaATTATAATCCGATTCAGTCAAAACCCGACTTTTTTGCAAACCTCTAAACCCAAAGAATTGACATCTTGAACATCAAGTTATTGGAATATAAGTAGCACTCAAAGCTGCAGCAGTCACTATAAAAAAACATCTAATATGGTAAGGTTAGAggatgtttggtttgactgttttatgctttcattttcaatagaaatggtgatgaaaatgcgTGTGGttagatttttgaaaatattttgagtgaaaatgttttctcaaataaaccaaaaattggaaacaataaaatctcattttcagtgtttttagtTGAAATCAAAAATCTCATTTTGAGTAAAATGAAAATACGGTGGCaaggaatataattttaagcaaatctaaaaatacatttctttttgaaaatatattttcaatctttttatttcttgaaagcagaaaacaagaaatcaaaccaaacatgttttcagaattctaatcttttgaaaataaaaatagtcttcagaaaataaaaacaagaaatgaaaatgtaaaCTAAACACGCCCTTAAGAACTTGTCCCTGTACATAGTTTGGTCAACAAAATTAGTGGCAATTCAACCACAGGAATCAATAGTGATCACAGATAACTGATTAAtatgttgaaattaaaattgaattatttaagtattatttGAGTTTGATTTTCAAAGAAGCAATATTTAgtcaaactttatttatttatttttatcaaactctgaattaataatttttttttcatgaatcgaaagattaagataaaataattatgaacatTAAGTTGGAGGTATAATATGTTTGattgatattttattcataatgtAAACGTAATATTTTTAAGCTTTATTTTTTGTCACTATTTAATTAGTAtgatgtatttattaattttgttaatgacTAATCtttattagaaatttgattGATCACCTATGCTTTGATCTgtcttattaattatatttttttaattcacaaaactTCAACTTGAAAtctaattaaaacataaatctaATTCCattaatatattgatatttcattatattttcttgaaataaaatttatttctcctGCTTAAATAACCTTCTAGTCTTTTCAAAACATGatattcttttatcatttaaagttttttgtttgattttaattcttatattttcttgatttaatttttttatcaaatgacAACATAACAACATATTAAATCATCAGATAACAAATTTGATCACATATAAGTTTTTCTTAAATGATGTGATAAGTAAATTGATTGTAAATATCATGATCAATTAgcttaattaacaataaaaaaaataaaaaaaaggtactACTATCGAAACAAAGGtgtttaaagaactaaaaaataacattgataGTATTTACATTTGAAATTTTGCAAATAAAGAGGCGAGAAGCCCTAGCCATTGCAGCTATTGGTGGCGGTACTTGGGTGCTTGGCTATGGTGTTTGAATGAAAAAAGGGAGGGAATTATTCGTTGGTAGTTACAGAAGCCTTCACCAAACACCGATTTCCCCCATTCAGTTCCAGCAAACGATGTCGCATTCCGATCCTTCAAACAGATACTCCTACACCCCCACTCTAAACTGGAACCCTCAAGTTCACCACTACTTCCTCAAAGCCTACGGCGCCGACCACTTCTCTCGCATCTCCACCGCGCTAACGTACGcactacgcaccctcaaagcctATTATTTTGCTTCCAactctttgatttttattcagcTTTCGAATTCGCAGGCGCCCTTCTCGCTACTCCTGCATCCGAGTCAACACGCTCAGGTCCACCGGCGACGCCGTCATCCACAAGCTACGCTCGCTCGTGCCGAATGCTGACGTGCCACCGCCGCAATCCGATTCCGGAGATGACGTGGCGAATCCGTTGAAGGAGTGTTcggctgctgctgctgctccAATTTCCAAGTGTGAGATTCCTGGACTTgattatgtggtgtttgtttggGGTTCGGGACCGCGCCGCATCCATTACGGCGATGCGCCTCCCAAGGAGGTCATTGTTAGTAGGAAGTGTGCTGAGGCAGTTCTTCGAGGTGCTCAGGTTAGTGAATAGTACTATTACCTTTGCCAATTGCCAAATTCTATGTTGTATTAGGGGGATTAAAGTTTATGGCGAAGAATTTGTTTGGCTCCTAATGTTAGTTTTGCTTTTAGGTGTATGTTCCTGGTGTGATGGCTTGCAGTGCTCATGTTGAGAAAGGAGATACAGTTGCGGTTTCGGTTGCTGTGGAGAAGCAGGGTGCTGATGGGGGATGGGGTATTGCTATGACACGTGGCACTGTTCTCCAAGGATCTGAGACAGGTAACAATTGTGTGTTTGTGTCTGAATGCTGTAGACGTTTAGGTagactttaattttaaacttgGCAATCAGATACGTAATTGTTTAACCTGAAAAACCATCAGTGGATAATTGGATAGCCATCAGGGAGATGAAATTGCATTTTCAAAGAGACATGGTTACATTTTCTAATAATAGAGTTTTAAATAGTAAGACATGAGTGGATTCTTCTTTGTAGAAATCATGCAAAGGATGTTTTGTTTGTAATCAAAATGGTTTGTTTAGGAGGAGGATAAATGTTTCTGTTGAAGTAAACTTTTGGAATATGGTTGATaggattttgtatttttcttgttttacaGATCCTTATTATTTTGAACGAAATGGGCTTTATATTGGGCAAGGAACAGCAATGTTGTCAAGGGCTGGGATGTTCCGAGTTTCTGAAGGAGTTGGTGTGGATATGAAGGATAGAGTATATGAACTGCATTCTTTTCATAGTAAATTTCATCTCTCACTCACATGTGATATCATATTCTTGTCTTGGgcagtatttattatttttgtctttctttcaTCACTTCATGATTCGTAattatgtttgtgtttgtttcatGTTCAATAAATGCTCTagtaattattcatttttctttatttctttttagtatatgtatcattatttatttatttattttaaaacatataccTAATTTGTTGTTCCCCTCTTCATATGCATGGTTGTGCTTAAGTAAGATATTGAAGCTTGCTTGAAttactttttgtattttttggctGCAGTTGAATTGGCTTGAACCTTGAAGCTTATGAAATTTTTATAGTATGATATAATGTGGCATGACaaagttaacttttttttccaaataaattTGAGCAAGGAAGACAGCTTTACTTTGATCTAATGAATTTCAACACATGATTAGTTTAAGATTACTATAATCTCATTAGTTGGTGTTGATAATGATTGCTGCTTTAGTACGGAGTTGATCAAGGAATTTCAGAAAGTGaagattacattttttttttgaaggagtGTTGAAACCTGTTTCTCTGCTTTTGGAATCCTATACTGAacttttgtctttatcttttgcTGTTTGGAATGTTAGTGAAGAACATTAGATATTGTTTTAATAATTGGCATCTGTTATGCATATCTGAGGAGATTATCTTTAAGAAATTAGATTTTACATGGTCTCTCACTTGGTAAGTGGAGGGGGTGGAGACTTGTCTAGCTTGTATGAAGCCTACAGATTTGTGATTATAGGTGAGATAGAATCTGGTGTGCtgtggatatttttttttccagagttttcttatgtaattttatatggTCCTTTTCTGGTCTGCCTGTGCAgtcatttatttgttattttgctCTGTCTATTTAATGCTTTTTTCCCTCTGTAGAGGCCACCACTCTGTTTAGTCTAGAACTCCTGGGTTAATCCCCTTAGTGGCATTTATCTTTGCTCTCTTTATGTAATTGGAAATTTTGTAAAGTATTTGTGGTTTTGAAGCATGTGTATAGCTGATGtcttattgtttctttttctgttttccaGATGTGCTTGAGGGagaaatatttcttcaaaaccTGCCAAGTATTATTGCTGCTCATGCTTTAGGTACATAAATTGGAGtctcatttcttattttctgactttggaGTGATTTCCATGCAATGTTATTGTTGGCCATTTGTTTTCCTTGGtagtaaatgatttttttactatattccTCAGCAAGCACTCCAGATTAAAACACAACTGAGAGAAGTTGGATTTGAACCATCGTAGTATAATGCTTTTCTGGCAACCATGTGGGCCTCAGAACATGCCCTTTTAGTCGGGGATAGGTCTTGCTATGGTCTCATCCGCTACTGAGTAATTTAGATTTTCTGACATGTGATTGATAAAGCTGAATGATAATAATTGTTTACTTTGCTCTATTGGTTTTTCCCTTTTCATTGCTGTTTTACTATTCTTCTTATTTTAAGAAGGATTGAGGATTCCTTATCCTCTCAtctctttgtaatttttttttgttttaaaaaattttctttatatagaTTCTTTTTTATACTACAGATCCACAAAAGGGTGAGCGGATACTAGATATGTGTGCTGCCCCAGGAGGGAAAACAACTGCAATTGCAATACTTATGAAGGACGAAGGAGAGATCATTGCAACAGATAGATCTCATAATAAGGTGAATATTCTGAACTCTAGTAAAAACTTGCCATTCCTATATGCTTGTTTGAACTCAAGTATACTGCAGTAACTGGATGTTGTGGAATCATAGCTTAACATGCATTTTCATATTGTTCTATCTTCtgatttattttgaagtttcaTTGGTGGCCAGATTTCTGTACCCTGTTTTTGATACACAGAATATTGGTTATTTTGTTatgataaatatgataaattaatggTGTGCAGAGTTGTAATAAATTAATGGTTTGTTAACATATCAACTTTTGATGACTGTCTAGGTGCTGGATATTCAGAAATTGGCAGCTGAAATGGGCTTGAGTTGTATAAAGACATTTAAATTAGATGCTCTTAAATCTGTTTGTCGAAGAGATGATATTGATACTTTTACTGATCCGTGCTGTAATAATGCCAAAATTGATGTGACAAATCAAGTGTTGGATTCACCAAATTTGCAAGTAGAAAGAGTGTCACCCCTTGTTACAGAAGGTTTAAACTCTCAGACTCTAGAGGAACATTAAATGTCTTCATTTGCTACTTGCCGACTTGTTCATTTACACATGATATAAAGCATTATTGGGTCCTATAGttacattaaatttatatttttattcaatgctAAAGCTGTACTATCAAGTGCATCGGAGTTATACATTTAATCACACTAATTGAATTGCTCTTATTGTCTAACATTCTGTTTTATGTTGAAAGTAGTGTTTGCTAAATgcaaagatcaaagaaaattattcttagcagagcaaaaaaaaaaaagaaaattattcttatattttcaaatattatgcTTGATTAGATTTATTGGATTTCTGTTGGCTCATTTCTTCTGTGCTATGGTTTGTCACTTTCccgttttatattttgttatatacacAATAAGCATTTCTGTATCAACAATTTACAAATgcatttttaaagataaaggCAAAAAACCAAATGGAGGAGCTTATGTTAGCAAAGCTGACATCCGGAAGAACATGCGAAGAGCACGAAATGGACCTGGAAGAAATCAGTGTGTGGGTGGTAGGGTTGATCGTTCAAAAGGTTTTTCTCCTGACAGTTTTGACAGAGTTCTTCTTGATGCTCCCTGCTCTGCCCTTGGTTTAAGGCCTCGATTGTTTGCTGGAGAGGTAGAAGTGGATCTGCGTATTGAAATTTATCCTGCATTTACTTGAATTTACACACACGTGCTTAGACCAATCTAGATTTATTGGTGCAAATATAGATAGGATAAGGGGACTACTGGCTTATCTTAAAGTGGAATTGtgttctcatttttcttttcttgatttATACCACCATTAGTTTTTACTACTAAATCCTGCACAAATAAGTGTATATCTTAACCTTTGCCTGAAATACAGGAATGTGTAGAAGTAATGGTTATTTCAATGTAATTGGGGAAAAACAATTTATTCTATGGTAAATTCACCCTTTTTGCCCAGAAAGTGTAATTTGTGAAATTGTCAGCATGAATTATATATCGGTCAATGTGATGCATAATCATCATCTCTGTCTGGGTGGTTAAGTTAGTTTTTAttgttcatttttatataaaaaaaattaacccacaaaaaagttgttttaaataaaagaggAATAACCATGCAATGCCATTTGTTTTTGGCAGGAAACAATTCAATAGGAATAACCATGCAATGCCATTTGTTTTTGGCAGGAAACAATTCAATCTTTAAGAAACCATGCAAAATATCAGAGAAGGATGTTTGACCAGGCTGTTCAATTAGTTCGACCTGGAGGAATAATTGTCTATTCCACGTAAGTATGCATTTTTGTTGATCACATTGTTCTGTGCATGCTCACAAGTTTCTATTGCAATATGCGATCATgtttctttcctttcactttctcTCATACCAAACAACCTAAAAAATCATCTCACTTTCCATTCTTTTTCttcccttctttctttcttttcactttcttacCTAAACTAAACACGACATTCGTAATTTTGAAATGTATTTGTAATGGtctgaaatatattttatttagtgtCTAAGTTGCTTCTTTGGAATCTGCTTCCAGCCAGACAGCTTAATACAAGAAAGATTtaagagattttttgttttcaattatcAAGATGTTTGTTTTGTACCTATGCTGCCTCAAACCATTATGTTATCTTTGGATGGGCACTTCTGAAGTTTTATTTTACCCCTTTTTAGTTGAGACGTTTCTTTAAAACTGATTTGTTGATGGCTATTATCTTATAACAGTTGTACGATTAATCCTGGTGAGAATGAAGCATTAGTTCGATATGCTTTGGATAAATACAAATATCTGTCATTGGCACCACAGGTTTGATGCTAATTCTTTGCAGTCTCAATTTcctattttgattcttttgaactGATTAGGCTTCTATAATTCTCGGGCTGAATTACTATCTTGATTATACATGTAATTAATTGAAGGATGATCcctcttataatttataaataagatgGGTAAGTGGTGAGTACAAACAAATTTTGATGTTTAGTTTGTCTGTAATGAATTATTAGTTCACTTGGTTGAGTTATTCGGATTTGCTATTTGATTTATTCCAGCACCCAAGAATTGGAGGACCGGGTCTAGTTGGTAGCTGTGAATTTCCTGATGGATATATAGAGTAAGCCCTTCATCCATTTGTCCATGATTGTGCATTTTTATTTCTCCCTTACATAGACGATCTTGTATGCACACTCATCTGTGATGCTGTTTAGTATTGTTTGTGGATatacctttcttttctttttgtccaAAAAAGAAATTCAGTGCCAATTTTTGGTGCACACCATGATGTCTGTGCAGGGAGTGGTTACGACCAGGGGAGGAAGACCTTGTTCAGAGGTTTGATCCATCGTCTCCGCTTGATACAATTGGATTTTTTATTGCCAAATTTCTCGTGGGGTCTAAAGATACCTGACAACTATTCATGAGTTGGCGTGGATATATGTTTACTTCATAATTGCCACTGAAGGAAGCCATCAAGTTTTTTTATGATTGGCCTCTGGCAACAGTCTGAGAGCTTCTCATATGTCCATTTGGAAaatgaattaagaaaatttCAACAATCTAGATGCACGGCGAATAAGTTGACAACTATTCATGATGTTATGTACTGTAGCTCCCATTTTGCATCTGTGCATGTACCCATATATTGTCAACTTATTGGATTAGTtcgtttaaatttatttgttaaaaaatacttatttttgataaaataagcagtttgttgtttttttgtgtttatttaaactgtttctgtttttttttttaaaaaagtctttttgcttattttgaaaaaaaaatcttatctgCTTattgaataacttttttttaagtacttatttcaaaattgtttatttttatctccTATTCGAAACTCATTGAGCGTAACTTTGCGTGTGTAATAGATAACTGATGTGATTAGATGAAACACTCCAGTCATACATAATTAAGATACAGAGCGTACAAATATATTTCGGCAATTCCCAAGCCTTATTACTGTTTTTCAATGTTATATATAATCTTTCTTTGTGCttcaaactttttaaatatGGGAAAAGTGCCTTAGTAATTATCAACTggtcaatattttttatgttcatcAAATACTTATTAATAACTTAACATTTATTGTGAGTCTAACAACTTTTCAGATAACTCACCTCAATTCTTCTCAAATAATGTCAACCAAACGTTACTGCAAAAATTTTAAGGGTAAGGATAATGATGTAGTAATTtaaaaccattaaaaaaatcacaaaataggcaTGTATGCAACCTTACAATGATGTAATTGAGGAATCAATTCAGAGTAGGGGCGTGAAAAAAATGGATTCAAATTGAATTTGTCATCCAACTTAAAttaaattggttttttttttcttggaattagtttaagaaaaaaagagtacattattttataaaactaatttaattaatcgaATTGTTTCTATAAAACCAATTCAgttaatcaaattgatttttatttaaatatttttttatttgaaaaaaatagttcaaaactAATTGGGCTcttagaattaatttaaaattagttaaaaacttTGTAAATTTTCATTCTTCCCTTTGAACCACTGAATAATTCTGATTCATATAGTTATCACATTATCAATTCTACATTGCCAAATACGAtcctaatatataaatattgtcCTAAATGAGGCATCAAAGCAAGGTCCCTCTATTTTACTATTACTTTGTAAGCATTCATCTTATTTCTCAGCTATCATGCATAATATAGAATGAAAGAGATGGAAAAATAATAAGGAAAGTataaatagataattaattaacgTAGACATGCAGCAAATAATTTGGAAATCGAGTCtttaaactaattattataagtctttttctttcacttatGTCTTAATAGAACTTGACCCAAACAACATTTACACATGTAGTTCTTCTAACATGCTCTTCAATTTACGAATTACTAGCCAGATTCTTTCACACGTGAGCTATTTTAGCCCCTATTCCCCTCTTCTCTTCTAGAGCTAGCAAAAAGGTAAACTTTAATATGCATCTAAATATCATAATCTTCCCACAGGAAACCATAACTTGCCTCATTAGAGACAAGCCCATCACAAATTTGAGAGTAACATTCTTCATTAGCATAACCAAAATCCACCATCCCAACAATGTCATCTGAAAACCaattcattttcacatcattcagtGGATTAGTTGGCTCCATCATATTGAGCCACTCAAAGTCATGGCACCCATACTTCTCCAAACAGTtctgctgctgctgttgttcTTGCTCCCTATTCATCATGTCAGGATGAGCATCGTTTTCTTCTACGGATTCTACCATGCATTCTACTTTACCATGATCCTTATCATCCTTGCCCTCTTGATCTTCTTCTAGCAATTCTCTTAGGATGGCCGCATCAATTTCAAAGACCTCCAAATCTATTTCTTCTAAGTTCATATCATTGTTGTCATATAAGGCCATAATATATGGAAAAGTGGGGAAAGAAGCAGAGGAAAATGAGGCAATTAACTGGTTTACAAAATGAGAAGGTTATTATcttacatattttgaaaggatGTACATCTGTTACTCATATATATACACCCAACAATGATAAGCAAGAGGTAAAAGTGGCCATGACATGAAAATTACATTTACCTAATATTGCGGAATCAAATGCT
The genomic region above belongs to Glycine max cultivar Williams 82 chromosome 14, Glycine_max_v4.0, whole genome shotgun sequence and contains:
- the LOC100813856 gene encoding rRNA (cytosine-C(5))-methyltransferase NOP2C — protein: MKKGRELFVGSYRSLHQTPISPIQFQQTMSHSDPSNRYSYTPTLNWNPQVHHYFLKAYGADHFSRISTALTRPSRYSCIRVNTLRSTGDAVIHKLRSLVPNADVPPPQSDSGDDVANPLKECSAAAAAPISKCEIPGLDYVVFVWGSGPRRIHYGDAPPKEVIVSRKCAEAVLRGAQVYVPGVMACSAHVEKGDTVAVSVAVEKQGADGGWGIAMTRGTVLQGSETDPYYFERNGLYIGQGTAMLSRAGMFRVSEGVGVDMKDRVYELHSFHNVLEGEIFLQNLPSIIAAHALDPQKGERILDMCAAPGGKTTAIAILMKDEGEIIATDRSHNKVLDIQKLAAEMGLSCIKTFKLDALKSVCRRDDIDTFTDPCCNNAKIDVTNQVLDSPNLQVERVSPLVTEDKGKKPNGGAYVSKADIRKNMRRARNGPGRNQCVGGRVDRSKGFSPDSFDRVLLDAPCSALGLRPRLFAGEETIQSLRNHAKYQRRMFDQAVQLVRPGGIIVYSTCTINPGENEALVRYALDKYKYLSLAPQHPRIGGPGLVGSCEFPDGYIEEWLRPGEEDLVQRFDPSSPLDTIGFFIAKFLVGSKDT